A window of the Gorilla gorilla gorilla isolate KB3781 chromosome 8, NHGRI_mGorGor1-v2.1_pri, whole genome shotgun sequence genome harbors these coding sequences:
- the TIAL1 gene encoding nucleolysin TIAR isoform X1, which produces MMEDDGQPRTLYVGNLSRDVTEVLILQLFSQIGPCKSCKMITEQPDSRRVNSSVGFSVLQHTSNDPYCFVEFYEHRDAAAALAAMNGRKILGKEVKVNWATTPSSQKKDTSNHFHVFVGDLSPEITTEDIKSAFAPFGKISDARVVKDMATGKSKGYGFVSFYNKLDAENAIVHMGGQWLGGRQIRTNWATRKPPAPKSTQENNTKQLRFEDVVNQSSPKNCTVYCGGIASGLTDQLMRQTFSPFGQIMEIRVFPEKGYSFVRFSTHESAAHAIVSVNGTTIEGHVVKCYWGKESPDMTKNFQQVDYSQWGQWSQVYGNPQQYGQYMANGWQVPPYGVYGQPWNQQGFGVDQSPSAAWMGGFGAQPPQGQAPPPVIPPPNQAGYGMASYQTQ; this is translated from the exons ATACGTAGGTAACCTTTCCAGAGATGTGACAGAAGTCCTTATACTTCAGTTGTTCAGTCAGATTGGACCCTGTAAAAGCTGTAAAATGATAACAGAG CAACCCGATAGCAGAAGGGTCAACTCTTCTGTTGGATTTTCTGTTTTGCAGCATACAAGCAATGACCCATATTGCTTTGTGGAATTTTATGAACACAGAGATGCAGCTGCTGCATTAGCTGCtatgaatgggagaaaaattttgggAAAG gaGGTCAAAGTAAACTGGGCAACCACACCAAGTAGCCAGAAAAAAGATACTTCCA ATCACTTCCATGTGTTTGTTGGGGATTTGAGTCCAGAAATTACAACAGAAGATATCAAATCAGCATTTGCCCCCTTTGGTAAAATATC GGATGCCCGGGTAGTTAAAGACATGGCAACTGGAAAATCCAAAGGCTATggttttgtatctttttataaCAAACTG GATGCAGAAAATGCGATTGTGCATATGGGCGGTCAGTGGTTGGGTGGTCGTCAAATCCGAACCAATTGGGCCACACGTAAACCACCTGCACCTAAAAGTACACAAGAAA ACAACACTAAGCAGTTGAGATTTGAAGATGTAGTAAACCAGTCAAGTCCAAAAAATTGTACTGTGTACTGTGGAGGAATTGCGTCTGGGTTAACAg atcAGCTTATGAGACAGACATTCTCACCATTTGGACAAATTATGGAAATAAGAGTTTTCCCAGAAAAGGGCTATTCATTTGTCAG atttTCAACCCATGAAAGTGCAGCCCATGCCATTGTTTCGGTGAACGGTACTACGATTGAAGGACATGTGGTTAAATGCTATTGGGGTAAAGAATCTCCTGATATGACTAAAAACTTCCAACAG GTTGACTATAGTCAATGGGGCCAATGGAGCCAAGTGTATGGAAACCCACAACAGTATGGACAGTATATGGCAAATGGGTGGCAAGTACCGCCTTATGGAGTATACGGGCAACCATGGAATCAACAAGGATTTGGAGTAGA tcAATCACCTTCTGCTGCTTGGATGGGTGGATTTGGTGCTCAGCCTCCCCAAGGACAAGCTCCTCCCCCTGTAATACCTCCTCCTAACCAAGCTGGATATGGTATGGCAAGTTACCAAACACAGTGA
- the TIAL1 gene encoding nucleolysin TIAR isoform X2 produces the protein MMEDDGQPRTLYVGNLSRDVTEVLILQLFSQIGPCKSCKMITEHTSNDPYCFVEFYEHRDAAAALAAMNGRKILGKEVKVNWATTPSSQKKDTSNHFHVFVGDLSPEITTEDIKSAFAPFGKISDARVVKDMATGKSKGYGFVSFYNKLDAENAIVHMGGQWLGGRQIRTNWATRKPPAPKSTQENNTKQLRFEDVVNQSSPKNCTVYCGGIASGLTDQLMRQTFSPFGQIMEIRVFPEKGYSFVRFSTHESAAHAIVSVNGTTIEGHVVKCYWGKESPDMTKNFQQVDYSQWGQWSQVYGNPQQYGQYMANGWQVPPYGVYGQPWNQQGFGVDQSPSAAWMGGFGAQPPQGQAPPPVIPPPNQAGYGMASYQTQ, from the exons ATACGTAGGTAACCTTTCCAGAGATGTGACAGAAGTCCTTATACTTCAGTTGTTCAGTCAGATTGGACCCTGTAAAAGCTGTAAAATGATAACAGAG CATACAAGCAATGACCCATATTGCTTTGTGGAATTTTATGAACACAGAGATGCAGCTGCTGCATTAGCTGCtatgaatgggagaaaaattttgggAAAG gaGGTCAAAGTAAACTGGGCAACCACACCAAGTAGCCAGAAAAAAGATACTTCCA ATCACTTCCATGTGTTTGTTGGGGATTTGAGTCCAGAAATTACAACAGAAGATATCAAATCAGCATTTGCCCCCTTTGGTAAAATATC GGATGCCCGGGTAGTTAAAGACATGGCAACTGGAAAATCCAAAGGCTATggttttgtatctttttataaCAAACTG GATGCAGAAAATGCGATTGTGCATATGGGCGGTCAGTGGTTGGGTGGTCGTCAAATCCGAACCAATTGGGCCACACGTAAACCACCTGCACCTAAAAGTACACAAGAAA ACAACACTAAGCAGTTGAGATTTGAAGATGTAGTAAACCAGTCAAGTCCAAAAAATTGTACTGTGTACTGTGGAGGAATTGCGTCTGGGTTAACAg atcAGCTTATGAGACAGACATTCTCACCATTTGGACAAATTATGGAAATAAGAGTTTTCCCAGAAAAGGGCTATTCATTTGTCAG atttTCAACCCATGAAAGTGCAGCCCATGCCATTGTTTCGGTGAACGGTACTACGATTGAAGGACATGTGGTTAAATGCTATTGGGGTAAAGAATCTCCTGATATGACTAAAAACTTCCAACAG GTTGACTATAGTCAATGGGGCCAATGGAGCCAAGTGTATGGAAACCCACAACAGTATGGACAGTATATGGCAAATGGGTGGCAAGTACCGCCTTATGGAGTATACGGGCAACCATGGAATCAACAAGGATTTGGAGTAGA tcAATCACCTTCTGCTGCTTGGATGGGTGGATTTGGTGCTCAGCCTCCCCAAGGACAAGCTCCTCCCCCTGTAATACCTCCTCCTAACCAAGCTGGATATGGTATGGCAAGTTACCAAACACAGTGA
- the TIAL1 gene encoding nucleolysin TIAR isoform X4, protein MITEHTSNDPYCFVEFYEHRDAAAALAAMNGRKILGKEVKVNWATTPSSQKKDTSNHFHVFVGDLSPEITTEDIKSAFAPFGKISDARVVKDMATGKSKGYGFVSFYNKLDAENAIVHMGGQWLGGRQIRTNWATRKPPAPKSTQENNTKQLRFEDVVNQSSPKNCTVYCGGIASGLTDQLMRQTFSPFGQIMEIRVFPEKGYSFVRFSTHESAAHAIVSVNGTTIEGHVVKCYWGKESPDMTKNFQQVDYSQWGQWSQVYGNPQQYGQYMANGWQVPPYGVYGQPWNQQGFGVDQSPSAAWMGGFGAQPPQGQAPPPVIPPPNQAGYGMASYQTQ, encoded by the exons ATGATAACAGAG CATACAAGCAATGACCCATATTGCTTTGTGGAATTTTATGAACACAGAGATGCAGCTGCTGCATTAGCTGCtatgaatgggagaaaaattttgggAAAG gaGGTCAAAGTAAACTGGGCAACCACACCAAGTAGCCAGAAAAAAGATACTTCCA ATCACTTCCATGTGTTTGTTGGGGATTTGAGTCCAGAAATTACAACAGAAGATATCAAATCAGCATTTGCCCCCTTTGGTAAAATATC GGATGCCCGGGTAGTTAAAGACATGGCAACTGGAAAATCCAAAGGCTATggttttgtatctttttataaCAAACTG GATGCAGAAAATGCGATTGTGCATATGGGCGGTCAGTGGTTGGGTGGTCGTCAAATCCGAACCAATTGGGCCACACGTAAACCACCTGCACCTAAAAGTACACAAGAAA ACAACACTAAGCAGTTGAGATTTGAAGATGTAGTAAACCAGTCAAGTCCAAAAAATTGTACTGTGTACTGTGGAGGAATTGCGTCTGGGTTAACAg atcAGCTTATGAGACAGACATTCTCACCATTTGGACAAATTATGGAAATAAGAGTTTTCCCAGAAAAGGGCTATTCATTTGTCAG atttTCAACCCATGAAAGTGCAGCCCATGCCATTGTTTCGGTGAACGGTACTACGATTGAAGGACATGTGGTTAAATGCTATTGGGGTAAAGAATCTCCTGATATGACTAAAAACTTCCAACAG GTTGACTATAGTCAATGGGGCCAATGGAGCCAAGTGTATGGAAACCCACAACAGTATGGACAGTATATGGCAAATGGGTGGCAAGTACCGCCTTATGGAGTATACGGGCAACCATGGAATCAACAAGGATTTGGAGTAGA tcAATCACCTTCTGCTGCTTGGATGGGTGGATTTGGTGCTCAGCCTCCCCAAGGACAAGCTCCTCCCCCTGTAATACCTCCTCCTAACCAAGCTGGATATGGTATGGCAAGTTACCAAACACAGTGA
- the TIAL1 gene encoding nucleolysin TIAR isoform X3 — protein MITEQPDSRRVNSSVGFSVLQHTSNDPYCFVEFYEHRDAAAALAAMNGRKILGKEVKVNWATTPSSQKKDTSNHFHVFVGDLSPEITTEDIKSAFAPFGKISDARVVKDMATGKSKGYGFVSFYNKLDAENAIVHMGGQWLGGRQIRTNWATRKPPAPKSTQENNTKQLRFEDVVNQSSPKNCTVYCGGIASGLTDQLMRQTFSPFGQIMEIRVFPEKGYSFVRFSTHESAAHAIVSVNGTTIEGHVVKCYWGKESPDMTKNFQQVDYSQWGQWSQVYGNPQQYGQYMANGWQVPPYGVYGQPWNQQGFGVDQSPSAAWMGGFGAQPPQGQAPPPVIPPPNQAGYGMASYQTQ, from the exons ATGATAACAGAG CAACCCGATAGCAGAAGGGTCAACTCTTCTGTTGGATTTTCTGTTTTGCAGCATACAAGCAATGACCCATATTGCTTTGTGGAATTTTATGAACACAGAGATGCAGCTGCTGCATTAGCTGCtatgaatgggagaaaaattttgggAAAG gaGGTCAAAGTAAACTGGGCAACCACACCAAGTAGCCAGAAAAAAGATACTTCCA ATCACTTCCATGTGTTTGTTGGGGATTTGAGTCCAGAAATTACAACAGAAGATATCAAATCAGCATTTGCCCCCTTTGGTAAAATATC GGATGCCCGGGTAGTTAAAGACATGGCAACTGGAAAATCCAAAGGCTATggttttgtatctttttataaCAAACTG GATGCAGAAAATGCGATTGTGCATATGGGCGGTCAGTGGTTGGGTGGTCGTCAAATCCGAACCAATTGGGCCACACGTAAACCACCTGCACCTAAAAGTACACAAGAAA ACAACACTAAGCAGTTGAGATTTGAAGATGTAGTAAACCAGTCAAGTCCAAAAAATTGTACTGTGTACTGTGGAGGAATTGCGTCTGGGTTAACAg atcAGCTTATGAGACAGACATTCTCACCATTTGGACAAATTATGGAAATAAGAGTTTTCCCAGAAAAGGGCTATTCATTTGTCAG atttTCAACCCATGAAAGTGCAGCCCATGCCATTGTTTCGGTGAACGGTACTACGATTGAAGGACATGTGGTTAAATGCTATTGGGGTAAAGAATCTCCTGATATGACTAAAAACTTCCAACAG GTTGACTATAGTCAATGGGGCCAATGGAGCCAAGTGTATGGAAACCCACAACAGTATGGACAGTATATGGCAAATGGGTGGCAAGTACCGCCTTATGGAGTATACGGGCAACCATGGAATCAACAAGGATTTGGAGTAGA tcAATCACCTTCTGCTGCTTGGATGGGTGGATTTGGTGCTCAGCCTCCCCAAGGACAAGCTCCTCCCCCTGTAATACCTCCTCCTAACCAAGCTGGATATGGTATGGCAAGTTACCAAACACAGTGA
- the TIAL1 gene encoding nucleolysin TIAR isoform X5: MDARVVKDMATGKSKGYGFVSFYNKLDAENAIVHMGGQWLGGRQIRTNWATRKPPAPKSTQENNTKQLRFEDVVNQSSPKNCTVYCGGIASGLTDQLMRQTFSPFGQIMEIRVFPEKGYSFVRFSTHESAAHAIVSVNGTTIEGHVVKCYWGKESPDMTKNFQQVDYSQWGQWSQVYGNPQQYGQYMANGWQVPPYGVYGQPWNQQGFGVDQSPSAAWMGGFGAQPPQGQAPPPVIPPPNQAGYGMASYQTQ; encoded by the exons AT GGATGCCCGGGTAGTTAAAGACATGGCAACTGGAAAATCCAAAGGCTATggttttgtatctttttataaCAAACTG GATGCAGAAAATGCGATTGTGCATATGGGCGGTCAGTGGTTGGGTGGTCGTCAAATCCGAACCAATTGGGCCACACGTAAACCACCTGCACCTAAAAGTACACAAGAAA ACAACACTAAGCAGTTGAGATTTGAAGATGTAGTAAACCAGTCAAGTCCAAAAAATTGTACTGTGTACTGTGGAGGAATTGCGTCTGGGTTAACAg atcAGCTTATGAGACAGACATTCTCACCATTTGGACAAATTATGGAAATAAGAGTTTTCCCAGAAAAGGGCTATTCATTTGTCAG atttTCAACCCATGAAAGTGCAGCCCATGCCATTGTTTCGGTGAACGGTACTACGATTGAAGGACATGTGGTTAAATGCTATTGGGGTAAAGAATCTCCTGATATGACTAAAAACTTCCAACAG GTTGACTATAGTCAATGGGGCCAATGGAGCCAAGTGTATGGAAACCCACAACAGTATGGACAGTATATGGCAAATGGGTGGCAAGTACCGCCTTATGGAGTATACGGGCAACCATGGAATCAACAAGGATTTGGAGTAGA tcAATCACCTTCTGCTGCTTGGATGGGTGGATTTGGTGCTCAGCCTCCCCAAGGACAAGCTCCTCCCCCTGTAATACCTCCTCCTAACCAAGCTGGATATGGTATGGCAAGTTACCAAACACAGTGA